In Halovivax gelatinilyticus, the following are encoded in one genomic region:
- a CDS encoding DUF4382 domain-containing protein — protein sequence MNRRTFCGTVAGGLALTAGCTGVLDDEESGTVRFYVSDEPNRIDDFEYLHVTVSTVAFKPADNDDEDGDAGDDADDGESEHADDEGGRPDDAGAPDDGADDAETGGDGTAEYGDADGDDADDEDADGVDDEGEGARSRGGWEEYHLDDQTLDLTQLQGDRATMLDELEVPAGEYTAVDLFVDEIDAVLTEELGGDEADVKIPSETLRIRTPFTVEADDEVDFVYDIAPHKAGQSGKYILTPVISQSGTDVDIEAVDARVDAE from the coding sequence ATGAACCGACGAACGTTCTGTGGAACGGTAGCGGGCGGACTCGCGCTTACAGCTGGCTGTACCGGCGTCCTCGACGACGAGGAGTCCGGCACGGTCCGCTTCTACGTGAGCGACGAACCGAATCGCATCGACGACTTCGAGTACCTCCACGTCACCGTCTCGACGGTCGCGTTCAAACCGGCGGACAACGACGACGAAGACGGCGACGCAGGAGACGACGCCGACGACGGTGAGAGCGAGCACGCGGACGACGAGGGCGGCCGACCGGACGACGCCGGCGCCCCCGACGACGGGGCTGACGACGCCGAAACCGGTGGCGACGGCACTGCTGAGTATGGAGACGCAGACGGCGACGATGCGGACGATGAAGACGCAGACGGCGTCGATGACGAAGGAGAAGGCGCGCGCTCTCGCGGCGGCTGGGAGGAGTACCACCTCGACGACCAGACGCTCGATCTCACGCAACTGCAGGGCGATCGCGCGACGATGCTCGACGAACTCGAGGTGCCCGCCGGCGAGTACACCGCCGTGGATCTCTTCGTCGACGAGATCGACGCGGTTCTGACCGAGGAGTTAGGCGGCGACGAGGCCGACGTGAAAATCCCGAGCGAGACGCTTCGTATTCGGACCCCGTTTACGGTCGAAGCTGACGACGAGGTCGACTTCGTCTACGATATCGCCCCGCACAAAGCCGGTCAGAGCGGGAAATACATCCTGACGCCGGTGATCAGCCAGAGCGGCACCGACGTCGATATCGAAGCAGTCGACGCACGCGTCGACGCGGAGTGA
- a CDS encoding HalOD1 output domain-containing protein, with the protein MFEPPSDDGSWTPRRFHVENRSPSMATVETVADSLDTDPLNLPPLATYVDPSALDRILRTSDDVTIQFDYDGIDVLLVKSTDHVTVRCRP; encoded by the coding sequence ATGTTCGAGCCTCCATCGGACGACGGCTCGTGGACCCCCAGGCGGTTTCACGTCGAAAATCGTTCGCCATCGATGGCGACGGTCGAAACGGTCGCCGATTCCCTCGACACCGACCCCCTGAACCTCCCACCGCTGGCCACCTACGTGGATCCGTCCGCACTCGACCGGATACTGCGCACGTCCGACGATGTGACGATCCAGTTCGACTACGACGGGATCGACGTCCTGCTCGTCAAATCTACCGATCACGTCACCGTCAGGTGCCGTCCGTAG
- a CDS encoding PAS domain-containing protein: protein MSDQTRDGFFAISDNWRYTYVSDHGARLAEDQRDALLGERVWETFPELAGTEFESALRTAMETRESREVEAYYHPHDARYRLRAYPTENGLSVYFRDVTDLEERTEQFEAIFNNTHTFVGLLERDGTLRKANETALEFGGLDHDDVVGKPVWETYWFQSNQRTRETARTGVETARSGEMFTDVIRVQGSDREAVIDFSIRPITSEDGRVTHLIPEGRDITRRQELTEKLRQEREFIDKALDTLDDIFYVLTTEGTFRRWNSKLGEVTGYTDDEITEMRATEFFAGPDTDAIAAAIEETFTSGTAVVEAELQTKCGNLIPYEFTGARLTDTNDELVGLVGVGRDVSAKQSRERELRRKRKQLEALNQLNTVVIDITDAVIEQSTREEIERVTCEKLTDPDAYASAWIAEIDQTTGDVTCRVGRTRTSADEASPLVELPQPPEERSVRTTFQSGTVVTKNGEPTDSNAVPWHATVTDRTSRSFIAAPIVHEGTQFGVLGLHAAHANAFGERETESIRELGEIIGYVCYALRRKEALGSALELTFKTDRLATLFPSDEHARVDLSLEAVVPLDGNDEIFIEYWEINEAYAKTFRTTVDAHDPKLAIRLQGVFDGYARFEIAAGENSMSSAVAGEGGRLQSASLRDDSIHIVGEFPESVDPDAIASGLRETFPDIELVSQKRILTPTYLRRMVEESLTDRQRTVLQMAYFGDYFAHPRVNTGEELADNLGITKQTFHHHLRKAESAVFETLFEDPNDPLI from the coding sequence ATGAGCGATCAGACGCGTGATGGCTTCTTCGCCATCAGTGACAACTGGCGATACACGTACGTCAGCGACCACGGTGCCAGGTTGGCCGAGGATCAGCGTGACGCCCTGCTAGGTGAACGCGTCTGGGAGACGTTTCCCGAACTCGCGGGCACGGAGTTCGAGAGCGCGTTACGGACGGCGATGGAAACGCGCGAATCGCGAGAGGTCGAAGCGTACTATCACCCCCACGATGCACGATATCGGCTGCGGGCGTATCCGACGGAAAACGGCCTATCGGTGTATTTTCGCGACGTGACGGACCTCGAGGAGCGAACCGAGCAGTTCGAAGCCATTTTCAATAACACCCATACGTTCGTCGGACTGCTGGAGCGGGACGGAACGCTGCGCAAGGCGAACGAGACGGCACTCGAATTCGGCGGGCTCGATCACGACGACGTCGTCGGGAAACCGGTCTGGGAAACGTACTGGTTTCAGTCGAATCAACGGACGCGCGAGACCGCGCGAACCGGCGTCGAAACCGCTCGTAGCGGGGAGATGTTCACGGACGTGATTCGCGTGCAAGGCAGCGACCGAGAGGCCGTGATCGACTTTTCGATTCGGCCGATTACGAGCGAGGACGGCCGCGTCACGCATCTGATCCCCGAGGGGCGCGACATCACCAGACGCCAGGAGCTGACCGAGAAACTTCGCCAGGAGCGAGAGTTTATCGACAAAGCGCTCGACACGCTCGACGACATATTTTACGTCCTCACGACGGAGGGGACGTTTCGCCGATGGAACAGTAAGCTCGGCGAGGTGACCGGATACACCGACGATGAGATCACCGAAATGCGGGCGACGGAGTTCTTCGCCGGACCGGATACGGACGCTATTGCAGCGGCCATAGAAGAAACGTTCACCAGTGGGACGGCCGTCGTCGAGGCCGAACTACAGACGAAGTGTGGGAACCTAATCCCGTACGAATTCACCGGCGCCCGGTTGACCGATACGAACGATGAACTCGTGGGACTGGTCGGCGTCGGTCGAGACGTGAGCGCGAAGCAGTCTCGAGAACGAGAATTACGACGCAAGCGCAAACAGCTAGAAGCACTGAATCAGCTCAATACCGTCGTCATCGACATCACGGACGCGGTGATCGAACAATCGACCCGCGAAGAGATAGAGCGGGTAACCTGCGAGAAGCTTACCGACCCCGACGCGTACGCGAGCGCCTGGATCGCCGAGATAGACCAGACGACCGGGGACGTGACGTGCCGTGTCGGACGAACCCGGACCAGCGCCGACGAGGCCTCACCACTCGTCGAGCTCCCACAGCCACCCGAGGAACGTTCGGTGAGAACGACCTTCCAGTCGGGTACGGTCGTGACCAAAAACGGTGAACCGACCGATTCGAACGCCGTTCCGTGGCACGCGACGGTGACAGACCGCACGTCCCGGTCGTTCATCGCCGCGCCCATCGTCCACGAGGGGACGCAATTCGGCGTCCTCGGGCTCCACGCAGCACACGCGAACGCCTTCGGCGAGCGCGAAACCGAGAGCATCCGCGAACTGGGCGAAATCATCGGGTACGTCTGCTACGCCCTGAGACGAAAGGAAGCCCTGGGTTCGGCGCTCGAATTGACGTTCAAAACGGATCGACTGGCGACACTGTTTCCGTCGGACGAACACGCGCGTGTCGATCTCTCGCTCGAGGCGGTCGTTCCGCTCGACGGCAACGACGAGATTTTTATCGAATACTGGGAGATAAACGAGGCCTATGCGAAGACGTTTCGCACCACCGTCGACGCGCACGACCCGAAGTTGGCCATCCGCCTCCAGGGAGTGTTCGATGGATACGCGCGCTTCGAAATCGCCGCCGGCGAGAATTCGATGAGCAGTGCCGTCGCCGGAGAGGGTGGGCGGTTACAATCGGCATCACTCCGTGACGATTCGATTCACATCGTGGGGGAGTTTCCCGAATCGGTCGACCCCGACGCGATAGCGAGCGGCCTTCGCGAGACCTTCCCGGACATCGAACTCGTCTCTCAGAAGCGAATCTTGACCCCGACGTATCTCAGGCGGATGGTCGAAGAGAGCCTCACGGACCGCCAGCGGACCGTCCTACAGATGGCGTATTTCGGCGACTACTTCGCACACCCGCGAGTGAATACGGGCGAAGAGCTGGCAGACAACCTGGGAATCACGAAACAAACGTTTCACCACCACTTGCGAAAGGCCGAATCGGCGGTCTTCGAAACTCTGTTCGAAGATCCGAACGATCCGCTCATCTGA
- a CDS encoding amidohydrolase, producing the protein MQTLALTGGHVLRPDLTVSRGDVLVDREAGEIVEVGSALGSEADETLDATGALVTPGLVNGHCHAAMTLLRGYADDKPLDAWLQEDIWPAEAELTPEAIEAGTELALVEMIRAGITGFADMYFEMDRVADAVARAGVRARLGHGVISVGKDHDAARDDAETGLAFAREYDGAADGRVRTAFMPHALTTVSAEIFEEYVPNARDADLPVHVHANETTAEVEPIVDEHGVRPLEYARDLGLLESEDFLAHGVHVDETEIDLLAETGAGVIHCPASNTKLASGMAPVQAMRDAGVTVGLGTDGAASNNDLSLLDEARDAAMIGKLAANDAAAVPAEAVVEMATAGSAEAIDLPVGRLEVGGTADLAVIDLESPHLTPAHDLVSHLAYAAAASDVRHTVCDGRVLMRDRAVQTLDVETVRNRAIDEATALVSRAE; encoded by the coding sequence ATGCAGACGCTCGCACTCACCGGCGGCCACGTTCTGCGACCGGACCTGACCGTCTCTCGTGGCGACGTGCTCGTCGATCGGGAAGCCGGCGAAATCGTCGAGGTGGGATCGGCTCTCGGCTCGGAGGCTGACGAAACGCTCGACGCGACGGGCGCACTCGTCACCCCCGGGCTGGTCAACGGCCACTGTCACGCCGCGATGACGCTGCTTCGCGGCTACGCCGACGACAAACCGCTCGACGCCTGGTTACAGGAAGACATCTGGCCGGCCGAAGCCGAACTCACGCCCGAGGCGATCGAGGCCGGGACGGAACTCGCGCTGGTGGAGATGATCCGCGCGGGAATCACCGGCTTCGCCGACATGTACTTCGAGATGGACCGGGTCGCGGACGCCGTCGCCCGCGCCGGCGTCCGCGCCAGACTCGGCCACGGCGTCATCTCCGTCGGCAAGGACCACGACGCCGCCCGCGATGACGCCGAAACCGGCCTGGCGTTCGCCCGCGAGTACGACGGCGCGGCCGACGGTCGCGTTCGAACGGCCTTCATGCCCCACGCGCTGACGACCGTGAGCGCCGAGATCTTCGAGGAGTACGTTCCGAACGCGCGCGACGCCGACCTACCGGTACACGTCCACGCGAACGAGACGACAGCGGAGGTCGAGCCGATCGTCGACGAACACGGCGTTCGCCCGCTCGAGTACGCGCGCGATCTCGGCCTGCTCGAATCCGAGGACTTTCTCGCCCACGGCGTCCACGTCGACGAGACGGAGATCGACCTCCTCGCCGAGACCGGCGCGGGCGTGATCCACTGTCCCGCCTCGAACACGAAGCTCGCGAGCGGGATGGCACCCGTCCAGGCCATGCGCGACGCCGGCGTCACGGTCGGCCTCGGCACCGACGGCGCGGCCTCGAACAACGACCTCTCGCTGTTAGACGAGGCGCGCGACGCCGCCATGATCGGGAAACTGGCCGCAAACGACGCGGCGGCCGTCCCGGCCGAGGCCGTCGTCGAGATGGCGACGGCGGGAAGCGCCGAGGCGATCGACTTGCCGGTCGGTCGACTCGAAGTCGGTGGCACGGCCGACCTCGCCGTGATCGACCTCGAGTCGCCTCACCTCACGCCAGCCCACGACCTCGTGAGCCACCTCGCCTACGCGGCCGCGGCGAGCGACGTTCGTCACACCGTCTGCGACGGACGGGTGCTCATGCGCGATCGGGCGGTGCAGACGCTCGACGTCGAGACGGTCCGAAACAGAGCTATCGACGAGGCGACGGCGCTCGTTTCGCGCGCCGAATAA
- a CDS encoding stage II sporulation protein M, whose protein sequence is MDERSGDERVADDDRSGETNPSRESPERGHVPRVPDSDGDGETATERFPGLADDRPTGGDRSNAAESGAADAQADRIPIDPSLDLDGDTLRANGSDRSGVPTADAVGSEFADGQPGIDLDESGSGWWGGVGCDPDPDTVRFWAGLLSALGLVSFLVAGAIYWQGPVDAAVGAALLGTALLAAGVYGLRSAPHVFGYLSASWREHRRYVHLTVGLFALGIVVGAIVASADVNVLDALEELTGEDPFADLDHEDLTATWFIENNTQPFLLAIAGAATLGLLTLFLLVFNGIVVGNVAWFATQSEGIGFTFVALAPHAIFELTAIFVAAAVGFRLLHRFAQRISGSRESFVTKPYLLRTTLLVAFAWSLLVLAAFVEAHVTVLALEGFFAE, encoded by the coding sequence ATGGACGAGCGTTCGGGTGACGAGCGTGTTGCGGACGACGACCGGTCGGGCGAGACGAACCCCTCGCGAGAGTCGCCGGAGCGGGGTCACGTCCCACGGGTCCCGGATTCCGACGGTGACGGCGAGACTGCGACGGAGCGCTTTCCCGGTCTGGCCGACGATCGACCGACGGGTGGCGACCGATCGAACGCGGCCGAATCCGGGGCGGCCGACGCCCAGGCCGACCGAATTCCCATCGATCCGTCGCTCGACCTCGACGGAGACACGTTACGCGCCAACGGATCCGATCGTTCGGGCGTTCCGACGGCGGACGCGGTCGGATCCGAGTTCGCCGACGGCCAGCCCGGGATCGATCTCGATGAGAGTGGTTCGGGTTGGTGGGGCGGCGTCGGCTGCGACCCCGACCCGGATACCGTCAGGTTCTGGGCGGGACTGTTGAGCGCGCTCGGTCTCGTTTCCTTTCTCGTCGCGGGAGCGATCTACTGGCAGGGTCCGGTCGACGCGGCCGTCGGCGCTGCGCTCCTCGGAACGGCGCTTCTCGCCGCGGGCGTCTACGGCCTCCGCTCGGCACCGCACGTCTTCGGGTATCTCTCGGCTAGCTGGCGCGAACACCGACGATACGTACACCTCACGGTCGGGTTGTTCGCGCTCGGGATCGTCGTCGGGGCGATCGTCGCGTCCGCGGACGTCAACGTTCTGGACGCACTCGAGGAGTTGACCGGCGAGGATCCGTTCGCCGACCTCGATCACGAAGATCTGACGGCCACGTGGTTCATCGAGAACAACACGCAGCCGTTCCTGTTAGCCATCGCGGGAGCGGCAACGCTCGGATTGTTGACGCTCTTTCTTCTCGTCTTCAACGGCATCGTCGTCGGGAACGTCGCCTGGTTCGCCACGCAGTCGGAAGGGATCGGATTCACGTTCGTCGCCCTCGCCCCGCACGCTATCTTCGAACTGACGGCCATCTTCGTCGCCGCGGCCGTCGGCTTCAGGCTCCTCCACCGATTCGCCCAGCGGATCTCCGGTTCGCGCGAGTCGTTCGTCACCAAACCCTACCTGCTCCGGACGACGCTGCTCGTCGCGTTCGCGTGGTCGCTGCTCGTCCTCGCGGCGTTCGTCGAGGCCCACGTCACCGTGTTGGCGCTTGAGGGGTTCTTCGCTGAGTAA
- a CDS encoding S8 family serine peptidase: MQSVEIEDGLQNATGEMEVIVRFGSVDSATVQSSDDPVNTLQRAANDSQVSLNQLADRSDAVTIERSYWLVNGALVTVDTERVAIEELARIDGVERIEENSKVTPPSTTVTEATDRTATTATDVTWGLDRINAPDVWETFGTRGDGVRVAVLDTGIDASHQDLDLHSDDPTDPTYPGGWAEFNEYGNDVSGSEPYDCGTHGTHVSGTVAGGDGSGTHIGVAPDVELMHGGVLVEENDDGSCFGWSSQVIGGMEWAIQNDADVISMSLGGERYSSQYPDAVRNAESAGVLVVASAGNTEEGSSTSPGNVYDSFAVGNSNFHDGIFSTSSGELVQKSEFPRPKSHWPGEWIVPDVAAPGTNVNSALPNDEYGFKTGTSMAAPHASGAVALIQSATDDDLSPGEITAALEATALKPDSWDEDDAMYVKGDKDSQYGAGIIDARAAVSKLVPATFEGTVVDDTTGDPVEGVTVTAVSGAETAEAKTDSDGSFAVEVAGDNAYDLTVDPEGYQAVTKDGEYVGSDQTLDLGTVSVIGTASLEGTISDAVTGEQLEHVSLTATDAHGGDQSYVAETDGTGEFELESVRGSVEYELTALAPGYEPRSVTTHVGDGESAVVDVALVGDSALSGSVTDRESGFEVKNATVSAVSDAGTYVTVSESDGTYAIDIPGNETAYEVSIVAEGYETETETIVVDGEVDHTRSLVGDSNITLSITESNFGDPIENATVTATNESVGSYDGTATVGEGTYLIENVSSASEYLITVDATGYETNSTAVSELTPDTTTDAGDLLLTGNATIEGTLVDAFGKTPDGEDVSIPNTTVDVERADASDSLTITNATDSDGSFELAVPGIGANYTVSASAPYYEGTSQTTASLEDNASTAFDLRLTGNATLSGAVNASGVQSESATISATTDATGWGDVTWYNETVDQIAVPGLGDTYTVSATSRGFSTNSTTLDTVTADDVFGTLTIEQRSHHFGIDDLSAPETAEEGDTVTVGATVANFGTADWNDTVSFYADGDRVTSQTVSLNGTENTSMGERDTTSVTFSHTVETPGVVDYAIASENETANATVTVEESSGGGFLPPPPTPEPSVSVLSMELADAEITVDESTGVLVELINTGDADGEQPLELAVDGAVVETATFDVPAGERIETTLSHAFDEPGTYQIDLDGQSVGTVTVDDPAPSDETTSDDQSADGDADDSTDASESPAVDDYSTDDDSADDAIPAFGVVATLLALAAVAFVHRRR; encoded by the coding sequence ATGCAGTCGGTCGAGATCGAAGACGGATTACAAAACGCGACGGGCGAGATGGAGGTGATCGTTCGCTTCGGATCGGTCGACAGCGCGACCGTACAGTCGAGTGACGACCCCGTCAACACGCTTCAACGAGCGGCGAACGACTCACAGGTATCGTTGAATCAGCTCGCTGATCGATCGGATGCGGTGACGATCGAACGATCCTATTGGCTGGTAAACGGCGCGTTGGTGACCGTGGACACCGAGCGGGTGGCGATCGAGGAACTCGCGAGAATTGACGGCGTAGAACGGATCGAGGAGAATTCGAAAGTTACGCCACCGTCGACGACGGTGACCGAAGCCACCGACCGAACGGCGACGACCGCGACCGACGTCACGTGGGGACTCGACAGGATCAACGCTCCCGACGTGTGGGAGACCTTCGGGACGCGGGGTGACGGGGTCCGGGTGGCGGTCCTCGACACTGGAATCGATGCGAGTCACCAAGATCTCGACCTGCATTCGGACGATCCGACCGATCCGACCTATCCCGGTGGCTGGGCGGAGTTCAACGAATACGGGAACGACGTCTCTGGCTCTGAACCTTACGACTGTGGAACTCACGGAACCCACGTCAGCGGAACGGTCGCGGGCGGCGATGGCTCGGGAACGCACATCGGCGTCGCGCCGGACGTCGAATTGATGCACGGTGGCGTCCTCGTCGAAGAGAATGATGATGGCAGTTGCTTCGGCTGGTCGTCTCAGGTTATTGGAGGGATGGAGTGGGCTATTCAGAACGATGCTGACGTCATCAGCATGAGTTTAGGCGGAGAGAGATACTCCAGTCAGTACCCGGATGCGGTCCGGAACGCCGAGTCGGCAGGCGTCCTCGTCGTCGCGTCGGCCGGGAACACTGAGGAGGGAAGTAGCACCAGCCCGGGGAACGTCTACGATTCGTTCGCCGTCGGGAACAGCAATTTTCACGACGGTATTTTCTCCACGTCGAGCGGCGAACTCGTGCAGAAAAGCGAATTCCCGAGGCCGAAATCCCACTGGCCGGGCGAGTGGATCGTCCCCGATGTCGCCGCACCGGGTACGAACGTAAACAGTGCACTTCCGAATGATGAGTACGGGTTTAAGACTGGAACGTCCATGGCAGCCCCGCACGCTTCGGGGGCGGTCGCCTTGATACAGTCCGCGACGGACGACGATCTTTCACCCGGCGAAATAACCGCTGCGCTCGAAGCGACCGCCTTGAAACCGGATAGTTGGGACGAAGACGACGCGATGTACGTCAAGGGCGACAAGGACAGCCAGTACGGCGCCGGGATCATCGACGCGCGGGCGGCCGTTAGCAAACTCGTCCCGGCAACCTTCGAGGGTACGGTTGTGGACGACACCACCGGTGATCCAGTCGAAGGCGTAACTGTCACGGCCGTGTCGGGAGCGGAGACCGCCGAAGCGAAAACCGATTCCGACGGGTCGTTCGCCGTCGAGGTCGCCGGCGACAATGCGTACGACCTGACCGTCGATCCCGAAGGGTATCAGGCCGTGACGAAAGACGGTGAATACGTCGGGAGCGATCAGACCCTCGATCTCGGCACGGTATCGGTAATCGGAACCGCCTCACTCGAGGGAACGATTTCCGACGCGGTCACTGGTGAGCAACTTGAGCACGTTTCTCTGACAGCGACGGATGCACACGGCGGTGACCAGAGCTACGTCGCCGAGACCGATGGGACCGGCGAGTTCGAATTAGAATCTGTCCGTGGGAGTGTCGAGTACGAACTGACGGCGCTGGCTCCTGGCTACGAGCCACGGTCCGTGACGACGCACGTCGGAGACGGCGAGTCGGCCGTGGTGGACGTAGCTCTCGTCGGCGATTCGGCGCTTTCTGGATCCGTCACCGACCGAGAATCCGGTTTCGAAGTCAAAAACGCGACGGTCTCCGCAGTGAGCGACGCTGGAACGTACGTAACCGTCTCGGAGAGTGACGGCACGTACGCGATCGATATTCCTGGGAACGAGACGGCCTACGAGGTGTCTATCGTGGCCGAGGGATACGAGACGGAGACGGAGACGATCGTCGTCGACGGCGAAGTGGACCACACGCGTTCACTCGTCGGTGATTCGAACATCACTCTCTCGATTACCGAATCGAACTTCGGCGATCCGATCGAAAACGCGACGGTTACGGCGACGAACGAATCGGTCGGTTCCTACGACGGGACCGCCACCGTGGGAGAGGGTACGTACCTAATCGAAAACGTCTCGAGTGCCAGCGAGTACCTGATAACCGTCGATGCAACCGGATACGAGACGAATTCGACGGCAGTTTCGGAGCTAACACCCGACACAACTACCGACGCAGGCGACCTCCTTCTCACCGGAAATGCGACGATCGAGGGGACGCTCGTGGATGCCTTCGGGAAGACTCCGGACGGCGAAGACGTCTCAATACCGAATACGACGGTCGACGTGGAACGTGCGGATGCCAGCGACTCGCTCACGATTACGAACGCGACCGACAGTGACGGTTCCTTCGAGCTCGCGGTCCCGGGCATCGGCGCGAATTACACCGTCTCCGCTTCGGCCCCGTACTACGAGGGGACGAGTCAGACGACTGCCAGTCTCGAGGATAACGCATCGACCGCGTTCGATCTTCGGCTAACTGGAAACGCCACGCTCTCGGGTGCGGTGAACGCGAGCGGTGTACAATCCGAGAGCGCTACGATCTCAGCGACGACCGACGCTACTGGCTGGGGTGACGTCACGTGGTACAACGAAACGGTCGATCAGATTGCGGTTCCGGGGCTTGGAGACACCTATACCGTTAGCGCAACCTCTCGTGGTTTTTCGACCAATTCGACGACGCTCGACACCGTTACTGCAGACGACGTCTTTGGGACACTGACGATCGAGCAACGCTCACACCACTTCGGCATCGATGACCTTTCCGCTCCGGAGACGGCTGAAGAAGGTGATACTGTCACGGTCGGGGCAACGGTCGCCAATTTCGGTACGGCCGATTGGAACGATACGGTTTCGTTTTACGCCGACGGCGACCGCGTTACCAGTCAGACTGTCTCGCTGAACGGGACAGAAAACACGTCGATGGGTGAACGGGATACGACTTCGGTTACCTTCTCCCACACGGTCGAGACGCCCGGAGTGGTTGACTATGCTATCGCATCCGAAAACGAGACGGCCAACGCCACCGTCACCGTCGAGGAGAGTAGTGGGGGCGGCTTTCTCCCGCCACCGCCGACACCCGAACCGTCGGTCTCCGTTCTCTCGATGGAACTCGCCGACGCCGAGATCACCGTCGACGAATCGACTGGCGTCCTCGTCGAACTGATCAATACCGGCGACGCGGACGGCGAGCAGCCGCTCGAACTGGCCGTCGACGGCGCGGTCGTGGAGACGGCCACGTTCGACGTGCCGGCCGGCGAACGGATCGAGACGACGCTCTCACACGCGTTCGACGAACCGGGTACGTATCAGATCGACCTCGACGGTCAGTCAGTCGGGACGGTCACCGTCGACGACCCGGCTCCATCGGACGAAACCACTTCCGACGACCAGTCGGCCGACGGGGACGCCGACGACTCGACTGACGCGTCCGAATCGCCCGCTGTCGACGATTATTCCACGGACGACGATTCCGCGGACGATGCCATCCCTGCCTTTGGCGTCGTTGCCACACTCCTCGCGCTCGCCGCCGTCGCGTTCGTCCACCGGCGACGGTAA
- a CDS encoding E3 ubiquitin ligase gives MNTFLLVAALGLLGASLPLATGLWKLRPVVRILRSDPTSIETAVNGTGTVELEGTAGVAESTVNAPFTGTACLAYECTVERRTGSGSNSNWTTEVERTAVVPFVLESDESIVVDPDGADRSLSIDEEGTVDGGETPPEPILTVLREDDCPDARSRRRRVRERRLEPGESIHVFGDVERRSTPETSAASYNAVVCEGDAPTFVLTDGDERSALVRQAVMPVTLILMGLFSIVSILVFLAVYA, from the coding sequence ATGAACACCTTCCTCCTCGTCGCCGCCCTCGGTCTTCTGGGTGCGAGTCTTCCCCTCGCAACCGGGCTGTGGAAACTCCGACCGGTGGTTCGAATCCTCCGAAGCGACCCGACGTCGATCGAAACCGCCGTCAACGGAACGGGAACCGTCGAACTGGAGGGGACGGCCGGCGTCGCCGAGTCGACGGTTAACGCTCCGTTCACGGGGACGGCGTGTCTCGCCTACGAATGTACGGTCGAACGACGAACCGGGAGCGGTTCCAACTCGAACTGGACGACGGAAGTCGAACGGACGGCGGTCGTCCCGTTCGTACTCGAGAGCGACGAATCGATCGTCGTCGATCCGGACGGCGCAGACCGCTCGCTGTCGATCGACGAGGAGGGAACTGTCGACGGCGGTGAGACGCCGCCGGAACCGATCCTGACGGTGCTCCGCGAGGACGACTGTCCGGACGCGCGAAGCCGCCGTCGGCGAGTCCGAGAGCGACGACTCGAACCAGGCGAGTCGATCCACGTCTTCGGCGACGTCGAACGACGGTCGACGCCGGAAACGAGCGCCGCGAGCTACAATGCGGTCGTTTGCGAGGGCGACGCCCCGACCTTTGTCCTCACGGACGGCGACGAGCGAAGCGCACTGGTTCGACAGGCGGTGATGCCGGTCACCCTGATCCTGATGGGGCTGTTCAGCATCGTCAGTATACTCGTATTTCTCGCCGTCTACGCCTGA